Genomic window (Solanum stenotomum isolate F172 unplaced genomic scaffold, ASM1918654v1 scaffold25311, whole genome shotgun sequence):
AAGTGAAATGAGAAAGCGGAGGCTTTGCATGATGAAAATTATGTTTATCTCTAATTACTTACTAAATTGGTAGTACTGGTACTATCATTATCGGTAGATTTAGAATTTAAAGTTtgtgaattttataaaaatgtttAAGTTAATATACATTAAGAACTGAATTCACAGTtagatatttataaatattgttGGTTTTGGGAGCATTTTAATATTCTTAAAATTATGTTGAAGTGCTTTCTCCAATTCCTTTTTAATCaatttgttaatatatatatatgtatagggttaattttaataaaaattaattagctGAACTCGTAGACGATACTCTAAATCATCCCCCTACGTACCATTCAAATCAACCTTTAGGCAACATGTTTACTTCTCCCTCAACCTCTACAAACCACTCATCTTCTTTGAATTACAAGCCATGAAAGTGACATAGAAAAATCATAGGCTATATATGGCCTATTTTAGTGATGGAAATGAATTTTATAGCACGTATCAGTATGGACAATGAGGACCAACTAGGGGGTTCATCTAACTCTAGTTGTATATTTACACCggatatatatttatacataaaaaattattaaaattaaaatattaaatttgaacTCATAATTTGTATTAGAACAAAATGCCTTGTATTAATCTCCAagtctagtatatatatataatatgtgtttgCGCGTAGACTTTGTTTTCACTTAATTGTGGTTAATTGTACTATACATTAATTTCCCTTCATTAAATCAATCAACCATGGTAAATGATATAGTTTGAAATAAACATATGATACGgataaatttctataattcagATCTATGTGTTtaatctaaaaagaaaaaaatatatatgttaaattttatgGTGCGATCTTGATTTATGATTATTTAAAAATGCATCTTGTTGCTTAGACGATGTGTTATGAACATGGTGAATTATgaactaatttaatttaatttgtttataaataataagcttataaattatataaaataatatgtattatatttatACGAGAtagaatatgaaataaaatgaaaatattagtAATAATATTCTCCCACTACAAGAATTATGTTCTCAATAACATGGTATATATAAATGTTGTTTTATCATCAAAAACATTATAATAGAAGTGATCAAGCACAAAATAATGAGTACCATATTAAACATAGGTAATGGAAAATACTATTCCCATATGTTAAGGGGTAtattaaaacatatattatatgACTAGCTAGGTGTATGGATATTTTTTTGGGACAAGGCAAAGATCATTTTTCTTATGCATGCCAAGTCCAGGCATAATAGTTGTGTCAATTTCTTCTTTCATGATCCCATAAGGCAATTCCCAATCAAATGCATAAAGAAGATTTGGAAGTATAAGATTCACCGTTGCAACACCAAGTGCAACCGCTGCAAAgacacaaattcaaaatttaaactttaattataattataaaattgtttGGAAAAACTCATCGTGTAGATTATACATCTACCATTAGATACCTGGACAACCTCTTCTGCCAGCTCCAAATGGAATCAACTCAAAATTTTGACCCTTGAAATAATCAATATCACTATTTAAAAATCTCTCAGGTATAAATTCTTCTGGATTCTCCCATATTTCAGGATCCCTTCCAATCATCCATGTGTTCACATAAACTACAGTTTTTGGTTGAATTTCATACCCTTCTAGTGTAGATTTTTGTATTGATTCTCTTGGCATTAGGAGTGGAGAAGGTGGATATAATCTAAATGTCTCTTTTATCACTGCTTTTAGATAAGGCAtgttttgaacatcatcttcaTTCACAATGCCTTTGTTCCCAATTGTTTTTCTGATTTCTTTTTGAACTTTCTTCATTGCTTTTGGATTTTTAATCAACATTGTCATTGCCCAAATTATTGGAACTGCACTAGTTTCTGTTCCACCAAAAAATATATCCTATACAAATGAAAGAGATTGTCAAATCATAAGAAGTTTCTAATGTACGTATTAATGTGTGAGTTTAACTTGTGTACACTAACTAACGATATAAAGTTAGTCAACAACGTCTACAAATAGTAAGcctattttgataattttagaaatttatattcatattattGATCACTTACCGTGAGAATTGCTTTAATGTTGTCCAAAGTGAGATCAAATGGAGTTGATTGCTCTTTTCTTAACtctaataaaatatcaataatatcTCCTTCCATGGATTTTGGCCTATTGGGATTGTAATGTTGGTCaatgagttcttgataaaaCTCATCCAAAATCTTAAAATCCTTCTCGAGTCTACTTATTTTTCCGGAGAGTTTATCCATCCATCCTAAGAGAGGAAAATAATCAGAGACAAAAAAGGTTGCCGCCATCTCTTGTGACATAGCTAAATGTTTATCAAATCTCCTCTTTTCATGTGCTTCTTCATCATACCTAATACCAAAAGCATATCTACAAATCATTGTACTTGTTAGTGAAGTCACTATATTACTCAAATTTGTAATTTGTGAAGCGACTGCTTGTTGAGATATTTTCTTGATCATTCTTGAGACTTCATCTTCACGAATCGGTCTAAAAAGTTGCACTTTCTTGAGACTGAACAAATGAACAACACATATTTTTCGGATTTCTCTCCAATAGTCATTGTAAGGTGAAAAGCAAATATCACTACCATTGTAAGATACTTTTTGTTGGCCAACAAAAGAGGGTCTACTACAAAATGTTGAATCTTGTATTTGGGTTACCTCTTTTGCTAATTTTGCTGAAGAAATTACTACCATAGTAACAGATCCAATTTTCAATGAGaatatttttccatatttttggTAAAGTTTCCAAAAATAAAGACGAGGATTTAAACAGTCAAATTGATGCAAATTTCCAATAAAAGGTAACCCTAAAGGACCTGGTGGCAGAATGGTTTTTCTACTCATTTTGGTcttatgaagaagaaaaatgagatTAATAGGAAGAGAGATTGAGAACAGAAAGAATATCATTTTGTTGTCTACAACTGCACAGAGGCgattcagaatttgaaatttatgaacttttatgaaaatctcaaattatattattagatAATAATAACTGAAACTACAATTAGATATTTAtaagtattaatttgatttttttgttaatataaAAGATAAATCGTGACATTTAGACGGTACTCTAGAATCTAGATCAGCCCCTACCTAGaaatacatttaagtcatggtAATGATAGGCCTTATTTTGTATAGATACGAACTTTTCCCCATGTATAACTTATTTTTAGGCTCTTTGCCACCCAAGGCAGGGGTAAGACATATACACTACCTTCTCCAAACTTCATTTATAAGATTACACGGTGTAGACAAATGGAAATTAAACTACTTAAACAAATGTTATAATCAATTGGCTTAAATCTGGAAAGTAATTGCCTCTATGCAAATTCATGAGTACCTATAGCCCAAGGAATTATATTCAAGGTGCGCGAAAGCTGGCTAGACGCCCTCAGAATGCTATGAACATCATATGAAGAAAAGATTAAATTGCATGCAGCAGAAATCGGAGATAGTCAAAATAGGCCATATTTTGCCCAAAGCAATTACCTATGCATCCAAATATACATGTAGAAACAAGAACACTCCCTCTGCAGTTGAAACATTTTGTCTAATTAAGGAGTTCAAACGCACACAGCCTAATATagagaagaatatatatatatatatagtcgaATTCACGCAACAAAGGAACTACGCGTCTTGATGTACTGAAGAGCAGCAAACAAATGGTACCCAATATGGTTTCGTCTTCCTCTTTTCCTTCTTGATGTCAACAGGATACCTCGCAGgagaattccattctttctcCGCCTCTTTACTGACAGCAGTTGGTGCCTCTGAGCTCAGAATCGAGTTCACTGTCGTTGTCTTAGTACTGGCAGTTTCATCTTTCTTGTTAGCTGATGGCGGAACTTGTTTTACGTTGGGAGATCTGGCTTCACCAAGTAGACTTTTCAAGGGAGTGTGTTGCTGCTTCCCTGTGCTCCAGTTTGTGACTTTTGCAATTATCTCCTCATTCTTCTTTCTCCCTTGAGATTCATTCACCACATTCGTAATAGAAGGGAACCACCCTGCTTTAAGAGATTCTGTTTTTGGCTGTTGAGCGTTCAGCTGTGTTTCGATCTCAGAAGCAGTGGCTTTCTTGTTAGCACTACTTTCACCCGATTCAACCAATGTCATGAAAGACGGAGGCTCATAAACATCCGACTTGTCAGGATGGCACTCCTCAGATCCAGAAGTTGGTTTCTGCAAGTCATGCTCCAACTTCTCGAGTCTTTGAGTATCAGTTGTTTCGGCATCAGGAATGGCTGTCGACTCAGACTGGGTGGAAAGAACTGTTTCATCACAAACAGCAGAACATATTAGAATGAGATTATAAAACAAAACTCATTTTGAACCTTTCTACAATGACAAAAGGCAGCCAAAATTGACTtccaataaattattttcatcatttgaTATATCTATACAGAGGAAACAAAAGTGATTATACCTGATATAGAACCCCAGTTGGCATCCAAGCTATCGGCTCTGCTACTCGATGAAATTGGTGTATCCACTGCAGAAACAGTTTCGTTCTGCTTTATGAGCTTGTCATCACTCTCATTCTGTGAGGCTGATGAAATAACACCAGTGGCACTTTTAAGGACATCTCCTGCAGGGGAGTTATCAACAACACGATTGTTCAAATCAGTATCGACAACATGATTGTTCAATTCAGTATCAACAACACGATTGCTCAAATCAGTATCAACAACACGACTGTTCAAACCAGCGGGCTCTTTCACGTCACAACCACTGATTACTTTGGGATCCAATCCAGTCGCACTTGCAGACTCCAATGCTTTGGCATCATTGCTAATTGACACGTCTTCTGAGGCTTCATGAAAAATTTCTTGCCTGCTTTCATCCACAGTTGTGTCTGTAACTATAGCACGGTCATTATGTCCTCCAACTGGGCAGATAGTTTTATCACCTTCAGAAACTCCTGCCAGCTTTTCCTCGGTCCTTTCTTTCTCAGTTTCACCCCCAGCTACAATTGGGCATTCAGTTCCGACCTTTTCATGTTCACCATGGTCACTTTCTCCGAGAGTGACCGTAGTTTGAATAG
Coding sequences:
- the LOC125851416 gene encoding 6,7,8-trihydroxycoumarin synthase-like, with protein sequence MIFFLFSISLPINLIFLLHKTKMSRKTILPPGPLGLPFIGNLHQFDCLNPRLYFWKLYQKYGKIFSLKIGSVTMVVISSAKLAKEVTQIQDSTFCSRPSFVGQQKVSYNGSDICFSPYNDYWREIRKICVVHLFSLKKVQLFRPIREDEVSRMIKKISQQAVASQITNLSNIVTSLTSTMICRYAFGIRYDEEAHEKRRFDKHLAMSQEMAATFFVSDYFPLLGWMDKLSGKISRLEKDFKILDEFYQELIDQHYNPNRPKSMEGDIIDILLELRKEQSTPFDLTLDNIKAILTDIFFGGTETSAVPIIWAMTMLIKNPKAMKKVQKEIRKTIGNKGIVNEDDVQNMPYLKAVIKETFRLYPPSPLLMPRESIQKSTLEGYEIQPKTVVYVNTWMIGRDPEIWENPEEFIPERFLNSDIDYFKGQNFELIPFGAGRRGCPAVALGVATVNLILPNLLYAFDWELPYGIMKEEIDTTIMPGLGMHKKNDLCLVPKKYPYT